From a single Lewinella sp. LCG006 genomic region:
- a CDS encoding glycoside hydrolase family 3 protein, whose translation MKQFFRFFKRLLGVLVLLVILTVAFFYFKYKWASNRNFALLEDRALILTQDGHSYRDLNKNGQLDPYEDKRADIEIRIEDLLGQMTLEEKAGLLFITMAGMNEDGYHNEIPIFSEPLTFFLESNSTQVVRKHMNHFNIFQSPSAEALATWNNNMQVMAECTRLGIPVTVASDPRHLNSNNPGANIVTPFFSHWVSPLGFAAIGDTLLMREFGELARREYRAVGIRLALSPMADLATEPRWGRINGTFGEDAQLSAKLTKAYILGFQGDSLNHESVACMTKHFAGGGPQKDGEDAHFPYGSEQVYPGNNFDYHLIPFTEGAFPAKTAQIMPYYGVPVGQTSEEVGFGYNKEIITGLLREKYGFDGVVCTDWGLVTENKIKPPAAYGVENLTEKQRVAKIFEAGCDMVGGESCPELLVALVKEGTLTTERLDQSVRRVLRDKFRLGLFDNPFVRMGDLWMVGHEDIQKQARIAQQRSLVLLKNETKTLPLRKPSKVYLSNFDKAAVAPFATVVNSPAEADFIIQKLYTPFDVREEYMLEKYFHQGRLYFTPEELEPILALAASKPTITVINLDRAAILTEIAAASQALIADFDSSDEVIAALIFGQFTPSGKLPIELPSSQKAVEDQLEDVPYDSQNPLYRFGHGLRYE comes from the coding sequence ATGAAGCAGTTTTTTCGTTTTTTCAAGCGCCTCTTGGGAGTACTGGTTTTATTGGTGATCCTGACGGTCGCCTTTTTTTACTTCAAGTACAAGTGGGCTTCCAATCGCAACTTTGCTTTACTGGAAGATCGTGCGCTCATCCTCACCCAGGATGGACACAGCTACCGCGATTTGAACAAAAATGGCCAACTGGATCCTTATGAAGATAAGCGTGCTGATATTGAAATAAGGATCGAAGATTTGCTAGGCCAGATGACGCTGGAAGAAAAAGCAGGCTTATTGTTCATTACCATGGCGGGGATGAACGAAGATGGTTACCACAATGAGATTCCCATTTTCAGCGAACCGCTTACCTTTTTTCTGGAAAGCAACTCTACGCAGGTCGTGCGCAAGCACATGAACCACTTTAATATCTTTCAATCCCCATCGGCAGAAGCCCTGGCCACCTGGAACAACAATATGCAGGTGATGGCGGAGTGTACCCGTTTGGGAATACCGGTGACAGTAGCCAGCGATCCGCGGCATTTGAACTCCAACAACCCGGGGGCAAATATCGTTACTCCCTTCTTTTCTCATTGGGTGTCGCCGTTGGGCTTTGCGGCTATTGGAGATACGTTGTTGATGCGAGAATTTGGGGAGCTGGCGCGGCGGGAATACCGTGCGGTGGGTATCCGATTGGCATTGTCACCCATGGCTGATCTGGCCACTGAACCCCGCTGGGGGCGCATCAATGGTACTTTTGGGGAGGATGCCCAACTCAGTGCAAAGTTGACGAAAGCCTATATTCTCGGTTTTCAAGGGGATAGCCTCAACCACGAGAGTGTAGCTTGTATGACCAAGCATTTTGCTGGGGGAGGCCCGCAAAAAGATGGCGAAGATGCTCACTTCCCCTACGGATCGGAGCAAGTTTACCCCGGTAATAATTTTGATTATCATCTGATTCCTTTTACCGAAGGGGCCTTTCCGGCCAAGACCGCCCAGATTATGCCTTACTATGGGGTGCCCGTTGGGCAAACCAGCGAAGAGGTGGGTTTTGGCTACAACAAAGAGATCATCACGGGCCTCCTACGGGAAAAATATGGCTTCGATGGCGTCGTCTGCACCGATTGGGGCCTGGTGACAGAAAATAAGATCAAGCCGCCAGCAGCTTACGGCGTGGAAAACCTTACGGAAAAGCAGCGGGTAGCAAAGATATTTGAAGCGGGCTGCGACATGGTAGGCGGTGAATCTTGTCCGGAATTGTTGGTAGCATTGGTCAAAGAAGGTACGCTCACCACCGAGCGACTCGACCAATCCGTGCGACGGGTACTGCGGGATAAATTCCGTCTGGGCCTTTTCGACAACCCCTTCGTACGAATGGGCGACCTCTGGATGGTGGGCCACGAAGACATCCAAAAACAGGCTCGTATTGCCCAGCAGCGGTCGTTGGTGCTCCTGAAGAATGAAACTAAAACACTCCCGCTGCGCAAGCCATCCAAGGTTTATCTCTCCAATTTCGACAAGGCTGCTGTGGCACCATTTGCTACGGTTGTCAATAGCCCTGCGGAGGCGGATTTCATCATCCAAAAGTTGTACACGCCCTTTGACGTACGCGAGGAATACATGCTGGAAAAGTATTTTCATCAAGGCCGGCTTTACTTTACGCCAGAGGAGTTGGAACCCATCTTGGCATTAGCAGCCAGCAAGCCTACCATTACGGTCATCAACCTGGACCGAGCCGCTATCCTTACGGAGATAGCTGCTGCCAGCCAAGCCCTCATTGCTGATTTCGATAGCAGTGATGAAGTGATCGCAGCATTAATCTTCGGCCAGTTTACGCCCAGTG
- a CDS encoding gliding motility-associated C-terminal domain-containing protein, giving the protein MRKLYTLLIMVLAPLAALLAQPTIIVGNGSACTGETFCVPVTTQDFTNINSLDFDFGYDPAVLNFTGAQNFNAQMQSDGNLGPALFDGSMPGVISFGTWETGNCLDPGNLGTTLADDVDVLFELCFEAIGSYGQQSPIGINPFPTPNCTRNSTGCTNIGLLRQNGNVTLCVREFNVTADDVTGNEGDQVCVDFVVEGWDGLNGIQFTVNYDPAFLQFENLFPNTEIPSNTLAAYGFPPLVETPGVITVAYSYTVPNSPSPIVADGTTMFTACFTILGACETGSLITFSDTPTPIQVNNEDPDNPNQNADVPVSLNPGSVLVNDCDPDGIVIKIDCGAPVNVNDIVCVEFAAGDNFNAVRRMEYLMSWNPNVLEYVQTNSFGNLAGFSVGGNIDASNAGNGILGLNWSFIAGPPQNMDDMEPIYEVCFRVVGVGGDSPVQIITPGVGVSNGVNIGINPMNCVVQVNQPESVVVDFGNIDATLGGSGCSQVTVSNFTELLNMQFTMAWDENIWLHNGTIQNVNPAIGGANPTFTPIGLSSMGFSIDNGATPITLTDNSVLFEICFDTAPTASPGDCDELNTVGLPFPETAVTATSNGDNIGLLVNPGTLCVLFPEGFGLEAVSTTGGWLDTVCMNFTVESFDNITDADFNINWNPLALEFVSATAINWTGLSLMNLPTGTINGTFSSPIPLAIPDGDVAFEVCFQLIGDPDDCYDVTIQNEPAPQVQTTNGPGSIVITNGEICIEDQIVITDIEITPPSCPGACDGTIVITVAEHDGQGFIGTTWRTDNPAFDQFTPLILEDVCEGMTIFTVFDNSSGVSLTDTVFIVSDGIVPEAVINGADVRELDCNAGLVQICTSSGGPGFTTNWYYNSVSGSPDGNTTCFFGDAPGTVILEVIDQVSGCSATDTVMVVAPTLPEAIVPVVTEEFDCNTGSITLDGSNSIGNNLTYVWEYNMGPPDGFVTVGTGMTYDATLPGTYRLTVQNSVTGCRNSIDDPNDVVTIGDGRIAPGACVEEENGGSRIQEQNCDGTPIVFSASCSDTDGQIVDYNWYEFDEVNGTFGADLGNGLTVSANEQGVYAVEIINITTGCRDTAFAEIIPNSSAPGVTIDEPAAIDCNTTSVILNAELTPNDPTFTFVWEATMGGTLQAPSSSTLQPEALTPGTYTITVTNPDNLCEAVAFVVVEDQTAPPFVEILNDPADLGVDCNTPENILRATPSDILTYQWCLDTQDPSGEIENANADTLIVSNGGWYYVKATNPATGCTAVDSIFVPEQFETPSVILSDLEPVITCTDPTVTVTATIQGSTDFTLREWESDPMEAIDAAVVTPDGLSITVSAAGVYTLTAVSNLSGCTGEADFVVTVDTLAPNANVTNDTLTINCAATTVQLSGAGSSTGQDFTYLWENQDGDGPDDPTTAIQTTTSIPGTYIFTVTDNSNGCTADTMVVVTEDIVAPMLSIADVDPITCQDPSRQLTVEVAGATEFTVTWTGDPTDPMPTNQATTTAIAPGVYSVTVVDGTNGCPATASVTVDGDITPPTITIATPDEFDCPTEFVVIDATATGVTDDFSQIKWSLDNGVLTGEEELTLNATELGTYTLMVTSAANGCTNMQDVEVVAANELTLPELPVLMPADLDCDATPVVIDASAADDGTFTFANVDWSTADGIFTLNTPFSISATAVGTYTLMVTIDSPVPGCEATADYTVNADPNVPVADAGMDMVAGCGTPVMLDGTASTPASATVTYEWVTLSGTALTGDTNGATPTAENAGTYQLTVTNTENGCEAVSEVVTVTFEFPADANAGADDAACDDITDLSANLPANTQGVWTTASGASIDMITEPLTMVSGLNEGANTFTWTLSAPGCPDYSSDDVTINRATTPVANQDALTLEAGVSTGTVNLLANDQLGGITNFDLTILTSPTFGTFDTMALAQGDFVLTLLPTEFGVTTVTYQVCSTDCPDLCATSTLEITALPSEENFIPNTITPNGDGANDQLVFDILLFNPAEDFPDNEIVIFNRWGDIIYEAKPYNNDWSGLNMDGTEIPEGTYYYVLRLNISRGNIIRGDITVIR; this is encoded by the coding sequence ATGCGTAAATTATATACTCTGCTAATAATGGTCCTGGCTCCTCTAGCGGCTTTATTAGCACAGCCAACGATCATTGTCGGTAACGGCAGTGCCTGTACGGGTGAAACTTTTTGTGTACCCGTGACGACCCAGGATTTTACCAATATCAACTCACTGGATTTTGATTTCGGTTATGATCCCGCGGTGCTGAACTTTACCGGCGCACAGAACTTTAACGCCCAGATGCAGAGCGACGGTAACCTCGGCCCTGCTTTGTTTGATGGTTCCATGCCTGGTGTCATTAGTTTTGGAACCTGGGAAACAGGCAACTGTCTTGACCCGGGTAACCTGGGTACTACCCTGGCCGATGATGTAGATGTACTGTTCGAACTTTGTTTTGAAGCCATTGGCTCTTACGGGCAGCAAAGCCCCATAGGTATCAACCCATTCCCTACGCCCAATTGTACGCGTAACAGTACGGGCTGTACCAATATCGGCCTACTTCGCCAAAATGGCAACGTAACGCTTTGTGTACGCGAATTCAATGTCACCGCTGACGATGTTACCGGCAATGAAGGAGATCAAGTTTGTGTAGACTTTGTCGTCGAAGGCTGGGATGGCCTCAATGGTATCCAGTTTACCGTCAACTACGATCCGGCCTTCCTTCAGTTTGAGAACTTGTTCCCGAACACCGAAATTCCTTCTAATACCCTGGCCGCCTATGGTTTCCCTCCTTTGGTAGAAACACCGGGTGTGATCACCGTTGCTTATAGTTATACGGTTCCCAATTCTCCGAGCCCCATCGTTGCGGATGGCACTACCATGTTTACCGCTTGCTTTACCATTCTGGGGGCTTGTGAAACGGGTTCCTTGATTACTTTCTCAGATACCCCGACCCCCATCCAGGTGAACAACGAGGATCCTGACAACCCTAACCAAAATGCAGATGTACCCGTATCACTTAATCCGGGTAGCGTGTTGGTCAATGATTGTGATCCCGACGGTATTGTCATCAAAATCGATTGTGGCGCTCCCGTCAACGTGAACGATATCGTTTGTGTAGAATTTGCGGCTGGCGACAACTTTAATGCGGTTCGCCGTATGGAGTACCTGATGAGCTGGAACCCTAATGTGTTGGAATATGTCCAAACGAATTCTTTTGGCAACCTTGCTGGGTTTTCGGTTGGCGGAAATATTGATGCGAGTAATGCGGGCAACGGTATCCTTGGCCTGAATTGGTCCTTCATTGCTGGACCGCCTCAGAATATGGATGACATGGAACCCATCTATGAGGTCTGTTTCCGCGTAGTGGGCGTCGGTGGCGATAGCCCGGTGCAGATTATCACGCCTGGAGTTGGCGTATCCAATGGTGTCAATATTGGCATCAACCCGATGAACTGTGTGGTGCAAGTCAACCAGCCTGAGAGTGTGGTGGTAGATTTCGGTAATATTGACGCTACCTTGGGCGGCTCTGGTTGTTCGCAGGTAACGGTAAGTAACTTTACCGAACTGTTGAACATGCAGTTTACCATGGCTTGGGACGAAAACATCTGGCTACACAATGGCACGATCCAAAACGTGAACCCTGCTATTGGTGGAGCCAACCCAACGTTTACACCGATTGGGCTTTCTTCAATGGGCTTCTCTATTGACAATGGTGCTACACCAATTACGCTGACCGATAACAGTGTTTTGTTCGAAATCTGTTTCGATACGGCACCCACTGCCAGTCCTGGTGATTGCGACGAACTGAATACCGTAGGCCTACCTTTCCCGGAAACGGCCGTAACAGCTACTTCCAATGGAGATAACATTGGCCTTTTGGTCAACCCTGGCACCCTGTGTGTCTTGTTCCCGGAAGGTTTTGGCCTTGAGGCCGTATCTACTACGGGCGGCTGGTTGGATACCGTCTGTATGAACTTTACGGTAGAATCTTTCGATAATATTACCGACGCTGATTTCAATATCAATTGGAATCCGCTTGCGCTAGAGTTTGTAAGTGCAACAGCCATCAACTGGACGGGATTAAGTCTTATGAATCTTCCCACAGGTACGATCAATGGTACGTTTTCCAGCCCCATTCCTCTGGCCATTCCTGATGGTGATGTTGCCTTCGAGGTTTGTTTCCAACTGATCGGTGATCCGGATGATTGCTACGATGTAACGATCCAAAATGAACCGGCCCCTCAGGTGCAAACCACCAATGGCCCCGGAAGCATCGTGATCACCAATGGTGAAATTTGTATTGAAGACCAGATCGTGATCACGGATATCGAAATTACTCCCCCTTCTTGTCCGGGAGCTTGTGACGGTACCATCGTGATTACCGTAGCGGAACACGACGGACAGGGCTTCATTGGTACCACCTGGCGGACAGATAATCCTGCCTTCGACCAGTTTACGCCACTTATCCTGGAGGATGTATGTGAAGGAATGACCATTTTTACCGTCTTTGACAACAGCTCTGGCGTTTCCCTGACGGATACGGTATTTATCGTGTCCGACGGTATCGTTCCTGAAGCAGTCATCAATGGCGCTGATGTACGTGAATTGGATTGTAACGCAGGTTTGGTACAAATTTGTACGTCTTCCGGAGGTCCTGGTTTTACGACCAATTGGTACTACAATTCAGTGAGCGGTTCCCCCGATGGAAACACGACTTGTTTCTTCGGCGACGCTCCTGGTACCGTAATCCTGGAAGTTATTGACCAGGTTTCTGGCTGTAGTGCTACGGATACCGTGATGGTGGTTGCACCTACACTTCCAGAAGCCATTGTACCTGTAGTAACGGAAGAATTCGACTGTAATACGGGTAGCATTACTCTGGATGGTAGTAACAGTATTGGCAATAACCTGACTTATGTTTGGGAATACAACATGGGGCCTCCTGATGGTTTTGTTACTGTTGGTACGGGCATGACATACGATGCTACTTTACCAGGGACTTACCGCTTGACCGTTCAAAACTCAGTAACAGGTTGTCGTAACAGTATCGATGATCCTAATGATGTGGTTACCATCGGTGATGGTCGCATAGCACCAGGAGCCTGTGTGGAAGAAGAAAACGGTGGATCAAGAATTCAGGAGCAAAATTGTGATGGTACGCCCATCGTTTTCAGTGCTTCCTGTTCTGATACGGATGGACAAATTGTTGATTACAACTGGTACGAATTTGATGAGGTCAATGGTACTTTTGGTGCAGACTTGGGCAACGGCCTGACCGTGAGTGCGAATGAACAAGGCGTGTACGCCGTAGAAATCATCAACATTACTACAGGCTGTAGAGATACTGCTTTCGCAGAAATTATCCCTAACTCCAGTGCTCCTGGCGTCACCATCGACGAGCCAGCAGCCATTGACTGTAACACCACCAGCGTTATCCTGAATGCTGAATTGACGCCCAATGATCCAACCTTCACTTTCGTGTGGGAAGCAACTATGGGGGGGACACTTCAAGCTCCTAGCTCTAGTACCTTACAGCCGGAAGCATTGACACCTGGTACCTATACCATCACTGTCACCAATCCTGATAACCTCTGTGAGGCAGTGGCTTTCGTGGTAGTTGAAGATCAAACAGCTCCTCCTTTTGTTGAGATCCTCAATGATCCTGCTGATCTGGGCGTAGATTGTAATACACCGGAAAACATCCTGCGGGCGACGCCAAGTGATATCCTCACCTACCAGTGGTGCCTGGATACCCAGGACCCTAGCGGCGAGATAGAAAATGCCAATGCGGACACTTTAATCGTGTCTAACGGTGGTTGGTACTACGTTAAAGCCACCAATCCAGCCACGGGTTGTACGGCAGTGGATTCGATTTTTGTGCCGGAACAATTCGAAACGCCATCCGTTATCCTGAGCGATTTGGAACCAGTCATTACTTGTACCGATCCTACGGTTACTGTTACGGCAACCATTCAAGGATCAACCGACTTTACCCTCCGCGAGTGGGAGTCTGATCCTATGGAAGCAATAGATGCTGCAGTGGTGACCCCAGACGGTCTATCCATTACAGTAAGTGCAGCGGGTGTTTATACCCTGACCGCGGTTAGCAACCTGAGTGGTTGTACGGGCGAAGCGGATTTTGTGGTCACGGTTGATACTTTGGCTCCTAACGCTAACGTGACCAACGACACCCTGACGATCAATTGTGCCGCTACCACTGTACAGTTGAGCGGTGCGGGTTCTTCTACCGGCCAGGACTTTACCTACCTCTGGGAAAACCAGGACGGTGACGGACCAGATGATCCGACTACGGCGATCCAGACGACAACCAGCATCCCTGGTACTTATATCTTCACAGTAACCGACAACAGCAATGGCTGTACCGCCGATACGATGGTGGTAGTGACAGAAGATATTGTTGCCCCCATGCTGAGCATCGCAGATGTTGATCCGATTACTTGTCAGGACCCAAGCCGCCAGTTGACGGTAGAAGTAGCAGGAGCGACGGAATTCACTGTAACCTGGACGGGTGATCCTACTGATCCAATGCCTACAAACCAAGCAACGACCACTGCCATTGCGCCTGGTGTTTACTCGGTTACGGTAGTCGACGGCACGAATGGCTGTCCCGCTACTGCTTCGGTAACAGTGGATGGCGACATTACGCCACCAACGATTACCATTGCTACTCCGGATGAATTTGATTGCCCTACGGAATTTGTAGTTATTGATGCAACGGCTACCGGTGTAACCGATGACTTTAGCCAAATCAAGTGGAGCTTAGACAATGGTGTGCTTACCGGCGAAGAAGAATTGACGCTGAATGCTACGGAATTAGGTACATATACCTTGATGGTAACTTCTGCGGCTAACGGTTGTACAAATATGCAAGACGTAGAAGTCGTAGCAGCTAACGAGTTGACCTTACCAGAACTTCCGGTACTGATGCCAGCCGATCTGGACTGTGACGCTACTCCTGTTGTCATCGACGCTTCGGCGGCAGATGATGGTACTTTCACCTTTGCCAATGTTGATTGGAGCACGGCTGACGGTATCTTTACCCTTAATACACCGTTTTCGATTAGTGCTACTGCAGTGGGTACTTATACGCTGATGGTAACGATAGATAGCCCAGTGCCGGGTTGTGAAGCTACGGCTGATTATACCGTTAATGCTGACCCTAATGTACCTGTAGCAGATGCTGGTATGGACATGGTGGCCGGCTGTGGTACGCCAGTAATGCTGGATGGTACCGCTTCTACGCCCGCAAGTGCCACGGTAACTTACGAATGGGTAACGCTATCAGGTACAGCGCTTACTGGTGATACCAATGGTGCTACCCCTACCGCTGAAAATGCGGGTACCTACCAGTTGACGGTAACGAATACCGAAAATGGTTGTGAAGCTGTTTCAGAAGTTGTTACGGTAACCTTCGAATTTCCGGCTGATGCCAATGCTGGTGCTGACGATGCAGCCTGTGATGACATCACCGACCTGAGTGCGAACTTGCCTGCTAATACCCAAGGGGTGTGGACAACGGCGAGTGGTGCAAGCATCGACATGATCACCGAACCACTGACCATGGTGAGCGGCTTGAATGAAGGAGCGAACACCTTCACCTGGACGCTTTCAGCACCTGGATGTCCTGATTATAGCAGTGACGACGTAACCATCAACCGGGCAACGACACCTGTAGCCAATCAGGATGCCCTGACCTTGGAAGCAGGTGTAAGCACCGGCACAGTCAATCTGTTGGCCAACGACCAATTGGGAGGAATTACCAACTTTGATTTGACGATTCTTACGAGCCCTACTTTTGGTACCTTTGATACCATGGCTTTAGCACAGGGTGATTTTGTACTTACGCTGCTGCCTACAGAATTTGGCGTTACCACGGTCACTTACCAGGTTTGTAGCACTGATTGTCCGGATCTTTGTGCAACCAGCACCTTGGAGATCACGGCACTGCCAAGCGAAGAGAACTTCATCCCGAACACCATCACCCCGAACGGCGACGGTGCTAACGACCAACTGGTCTTTGATATTCTCTTGTTCAACCCTGCGGAAGATTTCCCTGATAATGAAATCGTGATTTTCAACCGTTGGGGAGATATCATCTACGAAGCCAAGCCTTACAACAACGATTGGTCGGGCTTGAACATGGATGGTACCGAGATTCCGGAAGGAACCTACTACTACGTCTTGCGCCTGAATATCAGTCGTGGTAACATTATCCGCGGTGACATTACGGTTATCCGATAG